One genomic window of Vibrio rhizosphaerae includes the following:
- the nagK gene encoding N-acetylglucosamine kinase, with product MYYGFDVGGTKIEFGAFDKTLTRVATERLATPLQHYDQFIAVIAEQVEKYDEILNCVGQVGLGLPGTERVDDGTLMVANIPGLNGRRLRQDLETRLQRPVRLENDANCFILSEAWDDSLRDSPSVMGLILGTGFGGGLVYRGEVFSGRNHVAGEIGHMRMPVDAWFWLGDNPPLFQCGCGQQGCLESYISGRGFEALYQHRHGQFKPAVEIIEHFYAGDTTVIEFVEFFIELLAICLGNIFTAHDPHTVVLGGGLSNFERLYQALPQRITRYLLPIAQCPEIRKAKYGATGGVRGAAFLNLQP from the coding sequence ATGTATTATGGCTTTGACGTCGGTGGCACGAAAATTGAGTTTGGTGCATTCGATAAAACATTAACGAGAGTCGCAACCGAGCGATTGGCAACACCGTTACAGCATTATGATCAGTTTATTGCGGTGATCGCAGAGCAGGTTGAAAAATATGATGAAATTTTGAATTGTGTGGGGCAGGTCGGTCTGGGATTACCCGGCACGGAACGGGTTGATGACGGCACACTGATGGTGGCCAATATCCCGGGTCTCAACGGTCGTCGCTTGCGTCAGGATTTGGAAACGCGATTACAACGGCCGGTCAGGCTGGAAAACGATGCGAACTGTTTTATCTTGTCGGAAGCATGGGATGATTCGTTACGGGACAGTCCTTCGGTGATGGGGCTTATCTTAGGAACCGGATTTGGTGGTGGATTGGTCTATCGTGGCGAAGTCTTTTCCGGCAGAAATCATGTCGCGGGAGAAATCGGCCATATGCGCATGCCAGTTGATGCATGGTTTTGGTTAGGAGACAATCCCCCCTTATTTCAATGCGGCTGTGGTCAGCAGGGGTGTCTGGAGAGCTATATTTCCGGGCGTGGATTTGAGGCGTTGTATCAGCATCGGCACGGACAATTCAAACCGGCTGTCGAGATCATTGAGCATTTCTACGCCGGGGATACGACAGTCATCGAGTTTGTTGAATTTTTCATCGAACTTCTGGCGATATGTCTCGGGAATATCTTTACCGCCCATGATCCGCATACGGTGGTGCTTGGCGGCGGGTTATCCAATTTTGAACGGCTCTATCAGGCGTTGCCTCAGCGAATTACACGCTATTTGTTACCCATCGCACAATGTCCGGAAATCAGAAAAGCAAAATATGGTGCGACCGGTGGTGTCCGGGGGGCTGCATTTTTAAATCTCCAGCCCTGA
- a CDS encoding methyl-accepting chemotaxis protein, producing MLHIFKFFSSSSLIRIISACFVAFILFVVLLSYQGLRGLHSVAGQFDHLSNRAFPLAITNAQLVQAILENTKLMSAGIRTAQQDQLTQIRGGIAQKINATQTLLEQLKQEADHSDQQGSLTKAQLDTIIHDVDAFIALSRSLMSIQAEKLKDQAQLKDAAETFRYGVSSIGPEMNRIANMLAYENPEAMDAANRFVANAAKMESLFLMLMMEKDEAAAQKFYKTLRTRESAVSLAFDDFREMYPEVSEFASLTAPYELMEKGFAEHGVIKQVLAQIDLIHKQDEQLNQAISIATGTIQKLDQISQNASQQIKENQSLVKETLSLTTTAQVWFMVIAIIVLIIVWFLLRRWVLHSLRHILTELHSLAQKDFSDNLIESGPSELRNVARNLNEVIDAIRLSLNQVTETSSSLYQASEISHQASESSQRRLTRQNEALAGMSTTMTEIEASISEIASITGDTYQESQVSVSHAQKGLEVLLQNQDALKSLNARLDSSDDAMNELVNRVDQIQGMVNLISGIAENTNLLALNAAIEAARAGEQGRGFAVVADEVRKLASGTSEQTTNIRQLMSELVSSANRSRQAVNDSRQQMSLALASGEEVKSSFTSIELSVQGICARVEQISVAAEQQEKATAEVNHSIALIAEQGQHTALSLQEVVGSAGQVSDIANQQQAMLSQYQLSATSTAAASA from the coding sequence ATGCTACATATTTTCAAATTCTTTTCCTCATCTTCTCTTATCAGAATTATCAGCGCTTGTTTCGTGGCGTTTATTCTGTTTGTTGTATTGCTTTCCTATCAAGGGCTGCGCGGGCTCCATTCTGTCGCCGGGCAGTTTGATCATCTATCCAACCGGGCATTTCCTCTGGCCATTACCAATGCCCAGCTCGTGCAAGCGATTCTCGAAAATACCAAGCTGATGAGTGCCGGTATTCGGACGGCACAACAAGATCAACTGACTCAAATTCGTGGCGGTATTGCCCAAAAAATCAATGCGACCCAAACCTTATTAGAACAGCTCAAGCAAGAGGCTGATCATTCGGATCAGCAGGGCAGTCTGACCAAGGCACAACTGGATACGATTATTCATGATGTGGATGCATTTATCGCTCTCAGTCGTTCATTGATGTCGATACAAGCTGAAAAATTAAAGGATCAAGCTCAGTTAAAAGATGCCGCAGAGACCTTTCGCTATGGCGTCAGTTCTATCGGGCCGGAAATGAACCGTATCGCCAACATGCTGGCTTATGAAAATCCTGAAGCAATGGATGCTGCCAATCGCTTTGTCGCGAATGCAGCAAAAATGGAAAGTCTGTTTTTGATGCTGATGATGGAGAAAGACGAAGCCGCGGCCCAAAAATTTTATAAAACGTTGCGTACCCGGGAGTCGGCTGTGTCACTGGCTTTCGATGATTTTCGGGAAATGTATCCCGAAGTGTCTGAATTCGCCAGTCTGACGGCCCCTTATGAATTGATGGAGAAGGGGTTTGCTGAACACGGGGTTATCAAGCAGGTACTGGCACAGATTGATTTGATTCACAAGCAGGATGAACAACTCAATCAAGCGATCAGTATTGCAACCGGCACGATTCAGAAACTGGATCAGATTTCACAGAATGCCAGTCAGCAGATTAAGGAGAATCAGTCTCTCGTGAAAGAGACGTTGAGCCTGACAACGACAGCTCAGGTGTGGTTCATGGTGATTGCGATCATTGTTCTGATCATCGTTTGGTTTCTGCTACGCCGCTGGGTTCTCCATAGTTTGCGGCATATTTTGACAGAATTACATTCTCTCGCACAAAAAGACTTTTCGGATAATCTGATTGAATCCGGGCCGTCGGAATTGAGAAATGTGGCCAGAAATCTCAATGAGGTGATCGATGCGATTCGGTTATCACTCAATCAGGTCACGGAAACGTCCTCATCACTCTATCAGGCATCTGAAATCAGCCATCAAGCTTCAGAAAGTAGTCAGCGACGTTTGACCCGGCAGAATGAAGCGCTGGCAGGCATGAGTACCACTATGACCGAAATTGAAGCATCGATTAGTGAGATTGCATCCATTACCGGGGATACTTATCAGGAAAGTCAGGTTTCCGTGTCTCATGCTCAGAAAGGACTCGAAGTGTTGCTGCAGAATCAGGATGCGTTGAAATCTCTCAATGCGCGTCTGGATAGTAGTGATGATGCCATGAATGAATTAGTGAACCGGGTGGATCAGATTCAGGGGATGGTCAATTTGATTAGCGGTATTGCTGAGAATACCAATCTGTTGGCCTTAAATGCGGCGATTGAAGCAGCAAGAGCCGGCGAGCAGGGCCGCGGTTTTGCTGTTGTTGCAGATGAAGTCAGAAAGCTGGCAAGTGGTACCTCTGAGCAGACAACCAACATTCGTCAATTGATGTCAGAGCTGGTCTCATCCGCGAATCGCTCTCGTCAGGCGGTGAATGATTCGCGTCAGCAGATGTCACTGGCGTTAGCATCCGGGGAAGAGGTCAAATCGTCATTCACCTCAATTGAATTGTCGGTACAAGGCATTTGTGCGCGTGTTGAACAGATTTCTGTCGCAGCAGAGCAGCAAGAAAAAGCAACAGCCGAAGTCAATCATTCCATTGCCTTAATTGCTGAACAAGGACAACATACGGCGTTAAGTTTACAGGAAGTCGTCGGGAGTGCCGGACAAGTCTCCGACATTGCCAATCAGCAGCAAGCCATGTTGTCACAATATCAATTATCAGCGACGTCAACAGCCGCTGCATCTGCGTAA
- a CDS encoding DUF3802 family protein encodes MVVETEGYLALIEHLSLNLDVFMHEGDIGQESVEDVVTDLVASNIMDIFQQNPELHSSVRFQLLKEADMVAEDLEEVLAGCWKKKATNEQISFLDEFISLMKNLFDTAVAKYD; translated from the coding sequence GTGGTTGTAGAAACCGAAGGCTATCTGGCATTGATCGAGCATCTCTCATTAAATCTCGACGTGTTCATGCACGAAGGCGATATAGGTCAGGAGAGCGTTGAGGACGTGGTAACGGATCTGGTTGCTAGTAATATTATGGATATTTTTCAGCAGAACCCCGAGCTTCACTCAAGTGTCCGTTTTCAACTGCTGAAAGAAGCAGATATGGTTGCCGAAGACTTGGAAGAAGTATTGGCTGGATGCTGGAAGAAAAAAGCAACCAATGAACAGATTAGTTTTCTGGATGAGTTTATCTCGCTGATGAAGAATCTGTTTGATACTGCTGTTGCAAAGTATGATTGA
- a CDS encoding fructosamine kinase family protein, with amino-acid sequence MWQGILEQLSLTLGREFQIHERQRIHGGDINACYVIGDGHEKYFVKVTEKEALSQLICEQDNLKALARSHCVNLPKVRLVGSSKTHAFLVLDYIHLKPLESGERSYRFGEQLARLHQWEEQREYGFDQDNYIGVTIQPNSWNKKWHRFFAEQRIGWQLQLLYEKGIVFVDIDKFVEVIAHRLGAHQPTPSLLHGDLWHGNVADNGEIPFCFDPASYWGDRECDIAMTELFGGFEPEFYQGYESILPLELAYQERKHIYNLYHILNHCNCFGGHYLDDAQHMICDILEES; translated from the coding sequence ATGTGGCAAGGTATATTAGAACAATTATCACTAACATTAGGCAGAGAGTTTCAAATTCATGAGAGACAAAGGATTCATGGCGGTGATATCAATGCCTGCTATGTCATCGGTGACGGGCACGAAAAATATTTCGTCAAAGTCACCGAGAAAGAAGCACTCTCACAGTTAATTTGCGAACAGGATAACCTCAAGGCTCTTGCTCGGAGCCATTGTGTGAACCTGCCTAAGGTACGATTAGTCGGCAGTTCAAAGACCCATGCTTTTCTTGTCTTGGATTATATCCATTTAAAACCGTTAGAAAGCGGCGAGCGAAGCTACCGCTTTGGTGAACAGCTCGCACGTCTCCATCAGTGGGAAGAGCAAAGAGAGTATGGTTTTGATCAGGACAACTATATCGGTGTCACGATTCAGCCCAATTCATGGAATAAAAAATGGCATCGTTTTTTTGCAGAACAACGAATCGGCTGGCAGTTACAATTGCTGTATGAAAAAGGCATCGTGTTTGTTGATATCGACAAATTTGTCGAAGTTATCGCCCACCGACTTGGCGCTCATCAACCGACACCATCATTACTCCATGGGGATTTATGGCATGGTAATGTTGCTGACAATGGCGAGATCCCCTTCTGTTTTGACCCCGCGAGTTATTGGGGGGATCGAGAATGCGATATTGCCATGACAGAGCTATTTGGTGGCTTTGAACCAGAGTTTTATCAAGGATATGAAAGTATTTTGCCCTTAGAACTGGCTTATCAGGAACGGAAACACATCTATAATCTTTATCACATTCTCAACCACTGTAATTGCTTCGGTGGCCATTATCTCGATGATGCCCAGCACATGATCTGCGATATATTAGAAGAATCATAA
- a CDS encoding riboflavin synthase: MFTGIIQSVGLISSIHDHQGIRTFHIEFEPGFCNDLEIGASVAVDGVCLTVTEIVTATRVKFDVMLKSLEITTLSEYRQNQRVNVERAAKDGAEIGGHPLSGHIDFKTPVLDVQQIDDNYRIRISAPREWLKYIFPKGYIALNGASLTVSEVNKTEGWFDVWLIPETRRMTTFEAKQSGSNINVEIERGTQVVVDTVRDAIDEKMGALMPLFERFLAENNTDVASIGQAAQQALSKLDRTE; encoded by the coding sequence ATGTTCACAGGTATAATTCAGTCTGTCGGTCTTATCTCATCGATCCATGACCATCAGGGGATCAGAACGTTTCACATTGAGTTTGAACCTGGTTTCTGCAACGATCTCGAAATTGGCGCCAGTGTCGCGGTTGACGGAGTTTGCTTAACCGTGACTGAAATAGTGACAGCCACAAGAGTGAAGTTTGACGTCATGCTGAAAAGTCTGGAGATTACCACACTGAGTGAATACCGGCAGAACCAACGCGTCAATGTCGAACGCGCTGCAAAAGACGGGGCAGAAATCGGTGGTCACCCTCTCTCAGGACATATCGATTTCAAAACACCAGTGCTTGACGTACAACAAATCGATGACAACTATCGTATCCGCATTTCAGCACCACGCGAATGGCTAAAGTATATTTTCCCGAAAGGTTATATTGCTTTGAATGGCGCAAGCTTAACCGTTTCTGAGGTCAACAAAACTGAAGGCTGGTTCGATGTCTGGTTGATCCCTGAAACCCGCAGAATGACAACTTTCGAAGCAAAACAAAGCGGTTCAAACATCAATGTCGAAATTGAGCGTGGGACACAAGTGGTTGTAGATACGGTACGTGATGCCATTGATGAGAAAATGGGCGCTTTAATGCCATTGTTTGAGCGTTTTTTGGCCGAAAATAACACAGATGTCGCGTCTATCGGTCAAGCCGCCCAACAGGCTCTCTCTAAATTAGATCGCACTGAATAA
- a CDS encoding MATE family efflux transporter produces MHLYKAETKKLFNLAMPVLIASVAQTGMGFVDTVMAGGASAVDMAAVAVAGSIWMPTILFGMGILMALVPVIAQLNGAGKRNSIPYEVQQGIYTALLLTIPTILILFQTNQIMVWMDIDAPLAAKTSNYMYAMMFGAPAFLLFQALRNFTDGMSLTKPAMVIGFLGLLINIPLNWIFVYGKFGAPALGGVGCGVATAIVYWLMFFMLCFYVVTSKRLEPISPFKSLTRINKKEQIRIFSLGLPVSAAIFFEVSLFAVVALLVAKFGATVVAAHQIAVNFSSMIFMLPMSIGAAVSIRVGHTLGENDFEGSIIASKVGIGLGLSTAVITAALTILFREQLAWMYTDNLEVIALAAHLLFIAAIYQCTDSIQVVSAGALRGYKDMKALFYITFVAYWLFGLPFGCILALTNWIVEPMGVAGFWVGFIIGLSSAALMLGTRLGWIFKQHTIPKLNVASS; encoded by the coding sequence GTGCACCTTTATAAAGCAGAAACAAAAAAATTATTTAACCTCGCTATGCCCGTTTTAATCGCCTCAGTTGCGCAAACGGGCATGGGATTTGTTGACACGGTAATGGCGGGTGGTGCCAGTGCTGTCGACATGGCCGCGGTTGCTGTCGCCGGTAGTATCTGGATGCCAACCATTCTGTTTGGGATGGGGATCCTGATGGCCTTAGTGCCAGTGATTGCTCAGTTAAATGGCGCAGGCAAACGGAACAGCATTCCTTACGAAGTTCAGCAAGGTATCTACACAGCCCTTTTGCTGACCATTCCGACGATTCTGATTTTATTCCAGACCAATCAAATTATGGTGTGGATGGACATTGATGCGCCTCTGGCAGCAAAGACCAGCAACTACATGTATGCCATGATGTTCGGTGCCCCGGCCTTCTTACTCTTTCAGGCTCTGAGAAATTTCACTGATGGGATGTCGCTGACCAAACCTGCGATGGTCATTGGTTTTCTTGGCCTATTGATCAACATTCCATTGAACTGGATTTTTGTCTACGGTAAGTTCGGCGCGCCAGCATTGGGTGGTGTTGGTTGTGGGGTTGCAACCGCAATTGTCTACTGGCTGATGTTCTTCATGCTCTGCTTCTATGTTGTTACCTCTAAGCGGCTGGAACCCATTTCTCCCTTTAAGTCGCTGACACGCATCAATAAGAAAGAGCAGATCCGGATTTTCAGTTTAGGGCTGCCTGTTTCGGCTGCGATCTTCTTTGAAGTCTCACTCTTTGCGGTCGTTGCTCTGCTGGTTGCCAAATTCGGTGCGACCGTTGTGGCGGCGCATCAGATTGCCGTGAACTTCTCATCGATGATATTTATGCTGCCGATGAGTATCGGTGCCGCGGTCAGTATCCGGGTTGGGCACACGTTAGGTGAAAATGATTTTGAAGGATCAATCATCGCCTCAAAAGTCGGCATTGGTCTGGGTCTGAGTACTGCGGTCATTACCGCGGCATTAACCATTCTGTTCCGTGAGCAACTGGCCTGGATGTATACCGACAATCTTGAAGTTATTGCTTTGGCGGCTCATTTGCTGTTTATTGCCGCGATTTATCAATGTACCGATTCGATTCAGGTTGTCTCTGCCGGTGCTTTGAGAGGCTATAAAGACATGAAGGCCCTTTTCTACATCACCTTTGTTGCTTACTGGTTATTTGGGCTGCCTTTTGGCTGTATTCTGGCCTTGACGAACTGGATAGTCGAACCGATGGGGGTTGCCGGATTCTGGGTTGGATTCATCATAGGGCTCTCTTCTGCCGCACTCATGTTAGGAACTCGACTCGGCTGGATCTTCAAACAACATACGATTCCTAAACTAAACGTGGCTTCGTCATAA
- a CDS encoding DNA ligase, which yields MKIKMTCLSLLLLNYGSVTEATPQLPESVMLANTYPPDNHPLDFSHYRVSEKLDGIRGVWDGRQLRTRNGTPIHAPQWFLSQLPSFPVEGELWAGRGLFHVVQQTILDQRPDPKGWQQISFMLFDIPFGHGPYHQRYHKIESWLDRQSDIPNLKLIRQFPVTSQHTLDQLMQHIVQANGEGIMLRDWYAAYHAGRSETLLKMKPYLDDEAQVIGYKSGKGKYHNQVGALLVRNRSGIEFYIGSGLTDQQRAAPPPVGSWITYRYDRMTVKGKPRFARFLRERLP from the coding sequence GTGAAAATTAAAATGACCTGTCTTTCACTCCTGCTACTGAACTACGGTTCAGTGACCGAGGCGACGCCTCAATTGCCCGAATCCGTCATGCTGGCGAACACCTATCCCCCCGACAATCACCCCCTTGATTTCAGTCATTATCGAGTCAGTGAAAAACTGGATGGGATTCGCGGGGTTTGGGATGGCCGACAGTTACGGACTCGCAACGGTACGCCAATCCATGCCCCGCAGTGGTTTTTAAGTCAGTTGCCATCATTCCCGGTTGAGGGGGAACTCTGGGCCGGGAGAGGGTTGTTTCATGTGGTTCAGCAGACGATTCTCGATCAGCGTCCCGATCCAAAAGGCTGGCAACAAATCTCGTTCATGTTATTCGATATCCCTTTCGGTCATGGCCCTTACCATCAGCGCTATCATAAAATTGAGTCATGGTTAGACCGGCAGTCTGATATCCCCAATCTCAAGTTGATTCGGCAATTTCCGGTAACTTCTCAACACACACTGGATCAGTTGATGCAGCATATCGTCCAAGCCAATGGTGAAGGGATTATGTTGCGTGACTGGTATGCGGCTTATCATGCCGGACGTAGTGAAACCTTGCTCAAGATGAAACCCTATCTGGATGATGAGGCTCAGGTGATTGGTTACAAAAGCGGGAAAGGGAAGTATCACAATCAGGTTGGAGCGCTGCTGGTCAGAAACCGCAGCGGCATCGAATTTTATATCGGAAGCGGGCTGACCGATCAGCAAAGAGCAGCACCGCCGCCTGTCGGCAGTTGGATTACGTATCGTTATGATCGGATGACCGTCAAAGGAAAGCCGCGTTTTGCGCGTTTTCTCCGCGAGCGGCTGCCCTGA
- a CDS encoding tetratricopeptide repeat protein, translated as MKYIFISLLWLYASAVSAVELSRHVAAQVMQAQKHAEQQQLDKAIQTLRAVTAEQPQDKAYVALLLANYYWQNGQSQSAIEQARYAVTSNQLKEAMGWRAKRMLADLLANDHQYQEAVTYYRQLVEHAPVKKDVPQLWLRIGQIHYQLAQWQQTLDAIAQYERFQLPDAVMPLSIQLGAQIQLTRYQAAIPTIKRLLALEPDQRNWWLQLVNMEIKTKQYRAALASLELARLKGVELSDQNLKLLANLYAQNGIPERAARVMASLAAQSPSVLTLDDITQMAYYWQQAKEWDQAIENWRIAAQQDKKYYRDVARLQLQQGDYQEALETLALLQGHDKAADIALLRTQALYKLNQLDQALHQAKKADSLEPSREAKSWIKYLTQLHQYRQNRES; from the coding sequence ATGAAATATATTTTTATCAGTTTGTTATGGCTCTATGCAAGTGCTGTCTCTGCGGTAGAACTGAGTCGTCATGTTGCTGCCCAAGTGATGCAAGCCCAGAAACATGCCGAACAACAGCAACTGGACAAAGCGATTCAGACATTGCGTGCAGTCACCGCTGAACAACCACAGGATAAGGCTTATGTCGCTTTACTTTTAGCCAACTACTATTGGCAGAATGGACAGAGTCAGTCCGCGATTGAACAAGCACGTTACGCGGTCACATCAAATCAACTCAAAGAAGCGATGGGGTGGCGAGCCAAACGGATGCTGGCCGATCTGTTAGCGAATGATCATCAGTATCAGGAAGCTGTGACGTACTACCGACAACTGGTAGAGCACGCGCCGGTGAAGAAGGATGTTCCTCAGCTCTGGTTACGCATCGGTCAAATTCATTATCAACTGGCTCAGTGGCAACAGACATTAGATGCCATTGCCCAATATGAACGTTTTCAATTGCCGGATGCGGTGATGCCGCTTTCGATTCAATTGGGGGCACAAATCCAGCTCACCCGTTATCAGGCTGCGATTCCGACCATTAAACGCCTACTGGCACTTGAGCCGGATCAGCGTAACTGGTGGTTACAGTTGGTGAATATGGAGATCAAAACGAAACAGTACCGCGCAGCGTTAGCTTCACTGGAATTAGCGCGGTTGAAAGGGGTAGAACTTTCGGATCAAAATTTGAAATTGCTGGCAAATCTTTATGCCCAGAATGGGATTCCTGAAAGAGCCGCCCGGGTGATGGCATCGCTGGCGGCACAATCACCATCGGTACTGACACTCGATGATATCACTCAAATGGCTTACTACTGGCAGCAGGCCAAAGAGTGGGATCAAGCGATTGAAAACTGGCGTATCGCAGCACAGCAAGATAAAAAATATTATCGGGATGTGGCCCGTTTGCAGTTACAGCAAGGTGATTATCAGGAGGCGCTGGAGACTTTGGCTTTATTGCAAGGGCATGATAAAGCTGCTGACATCGCACTATTACGCACTCAGGCGTTGTACAAACTGAACCAACTGGATCAAGCGCTGCATCAGGCAAAGAAAGCCGACAGCCTTGAACCATCGCGGGAAGCCAAAAGCTGGATAAAATATCTGACTCAGCTGCATCAATACCGCCAAAACCGAGAATCTTAA
- a CDS encoding energy transducer TonB, with protein sequence MMRWLLALPVALVFSVGLFSFMAWMVDNGSHRKPEEQPALQFNMLMTEPDDEVQRRQRSVPEQPKPPVAPQMTQAAQQQSQVNHVPKMTAVPALGLSTALEGVAIQAPSFDINAIGGSQQAIPLYQVKPDYPPKAMRREIEGSVTLQFDIDETGRAVNVQVIDSQPKRIFDRSARRAIKQWKFQPRIVNGKAEKQVGMTQIIKFEIDK encoded by the coding sequence ATGATGCGCTGGTTATTGGCGCTGCCGGTTGCGCTGGTTTTTTCTGTCGGTCTGTTTAGTTTTATGGCCTGGATGGTGGATAACGGCTCGCACCGGAAACCGGAAGAGCAGCCTGCTTTGCAGTTCAATATGTTGATGACCGAACCGGATGATGAAGTCCAACGCCGGCAGAGAAGTGTGCCTGAACAGCCCAAGCCACCGGTCGCCCCGCAAATGACCCAGGCCGCACAGCAACAGTCTCAGGTCAATCATGTGCCGAAAATGACCGCTGTCCCGGCATTGGGTCTGTCGACCGCGCTGGAAGGCGTTGCTATTCAGGCTCCGTCGTTTGATATCAATGCGATTGGCGGCAGTCAGCAGGCGATTCCGCTTTATCAGGTGAAGCCTGATTATCCACCCAAAGCGATGCGACGGGAGATTGAAGGCTCAGTGACACTGCAGTTTGATATTGATGAAACCGGACGGGCGGTCAATGTTCAAGTGATCGACAGCCAGCCCAAACGGATTTTTGACCGCTCGGCCCGACGTGCGATCAAGCAGTGGAAATTTCAGCCCCGGATTGTGAACGGTAAGGCAGAAAAACAGGTGGGAATGACTCAGATCATTAAGTTTGAGATAGATAAATGA
- a CDS encoding ExbD/TolR family protein, translated as MRLGRRSVKQDEAQVDLTSMLDIVFIMLIFFIVTSSFVRESGVEVNRPKASHAVSQKQAGVFVAITAANDIYIDKRRVDVERVQATLEQMLMDKPDASLVIQADEHAYNGTVVEVMDAAKSAGVKQIALAAEKR; from the coding sequence ATGAGACTGGGAAGACGCTCAGTAAAACAGGATGAAGCGCAGGTCGATCTGACCTCAATGCTGGATATTGTCTTTATCATGCTGATCTTTTTTATTGTGACCAGTTCGTTTGTGCGTGAATCCGGTGTTGAAGTCAACCGGCCAAAGGCATCACATGCGGTCAGTCAGAAACAGGCGGGCGTATTCGTGGCGATAACGGCGGCGAACGACATTTATATTGATAAACGGCGTGTCGATGTTGAACGGGTACAGGCCACACTAGAACAGATGCTAATGGACAAACCTGATGCTTCTTTGGTAATCCAAGCCGATGAGCATGCGTATAACGGTACGGTGGTTGAAGTCATGGATGCGGCGAAAAGTGCCGGTGTCAAACAAATCGCGTTGGCGGCGGAGAAGCGGTAA
- a CDS encoding MotA/TolQ/ExbB proton channel family protein has product MESLFMPLHQLWLPLNHFMAQGGSVLWWLAAVVCLNWLLVIERLIYLVFHFPKQRQRWIEAWTERDDQSSWYARSIRESWLGQAHDALYQNLNFIKVLVSICPMLGLLGTVTGMISVFDVMANQGSSQPKLMASGISLATLPTMAGMVAALVGMFIYARLYKKCQWLEMKLEKSLRSRL; this is encoded by the coding sequence ATGGAAAGTTTGTTCATGCCGCTTCACCAACTGTGGCTGCCGCTGAACCATTTTATGGCGCAAGGGGGCTCGGTGTTATGGTGGCTGGCGGCTGTGGTGTGTTTGAACTGGTTGCTGGTTATTGAACGCCTGATCTATTTGGTTTTCCATTTCCCCAAGCAAAGACAGCGCTGGATTGAAGCATGGACTGAGCGCGATGATCAAAGTTCATGGTATGCGCGTTCAATCCGGGAAAGCTGGCTGGGGCAGGCCCACGATGCTTTGTATCAAAATCTGAATTTTATCAAAGTGCTGGTCAGTATCTGCCCGATGTTGGGGTTACTCGGGACGGTGACGGGCATGATCTCCGTTTTTGATGTGATGGCGAATCAGGGCAGTAGTCAGCCGAAGCTGATGGCTTCGGGAATTTCTCTGGCGACACTACCGACGATGGCCGGTATGGTCGCGGCATTGGTGGGCATGTTTATCTATGCCCGGTTGTATAAAAAATGTCAGTGGCTCGAAATGAAGCTTGAAAAATCACTGAGGAGCCGTTTATGA